A window from Apteryx mantelli isolate bAptMan1 chromosome 27, bAptMan1.hap1, whole genome shotgun sequence encodes these proteins:
- the LOC136994316 gene encoding uncharacterized protein has product MGNSLGCVKGAKEPAAGKAPLPPKKRVRFKRKRRGKKRTAPEAAPEEEQPSAGREVAEEDEALKLEATPQRQGAAEPAGSLPQGAALAGEAAPGAGPGARHPGRVVQVKERFQGEIQTARLVLEPRAGPAGDSPEEGLTVVARLLENPAERHREKAASRLVELQRTGPGSSRAVLLPVPSGTAAAHGSGSPAAGLCSGASEEPPKTRETWEREESNEKSSSAAWTSSSAVEPGTVSELSTPSPMVEQLESRSLAGLPSSRDRPAAGAGDGTWTRGSTKLPASPSGSSFGTAPCSSGYASDPARRLAAGAGAGGTSAALAGDDRVRPGEAERLARRGRAGTAAGRPLIQVLSGCCSTCRLATV; this is encoded by the exons ATGGGGAATTCTCTGGGCTGCGTTAAAGGAGCGAAAGAGCCGGCGGCCGGCAAGGCTCCCCTGCCGCCCAAAAAACGGGTCCGCTTCAAACGGAAGCGGCGGGGGAAGAAGAGGACGGCGCCGGAGGCAGCGCCGGAGGAGGAGCAGCCCTCGGCCGGCAGGGAGGTCGCCGAGGAGGACGAGGCGCTGAAGTTGGAAGCGACTCCGCAGCGGCAGGGAGCAGCGGAGCCGGCCGGGAGCCTGCCGCAAGGTGCTGCGCTGGCCGGGGAGGctgcgcccggcgcggggcccggcgcccggCACCCGGGCCGCGTCGTGCAGGTGAAGGAGCGGTTTCAGGGGGAGATCCAGACGGCTCGCCTGGTGCTGGAGCCACGGGCCGGCCCGGCGGGCGACTCCCCGGAGGAAGGCCTGACCGTCGTCGCCCGTCTGCTCGAGAACCCGGCCGAGAGGCACCGCGAGAAGGCGGCGAGCCGGCTGGTGGAGCTGCAGCGGACCGgccccggcagcagcagggctgtgctgctgcCGGTGCCCAGCGGGACGGCGGCGgcccacggcagcgggagcccggcagcgGGGCTCTGCTCCGGGGCCAGCGAGGAGCCCCCGAAGACACGGGAGAcctgggagagggaagaaagcaaTGAGAAAAGTTCAAGCGCTGCGTGGACCAGCTCCTCCGCCGTCGAGCCGGGCACCGTTTCGGAGCTGTCTACACCGTCGCCCATGGTGGAGCAGCTGGAAAGCCGCAGCCTGGCGGGATTGCCATCCTCTCGGGACAGGCCTGCTGCTGGGGCGGGAGATGGCACGTGGACCCGGGGCAGCACGAAGCTGCCGGCATCCCCGAGCGGGTCCTCCTTCGGCACGGCCCCCTGCTCCTCGGGGTACGCCAGCGACCCGGCGCGCCGGCTGGCGGCGGGcgctggagctggcggcacctCGGCGGCTCTCGCGGGAGACGACCGCGTGCGCCCCGGCGAGGCGGAGCGCCTGGCTCGGAGGGGGCGCGCGGGGACGGCTGCAGGAAGG CCGCTGATCCAGGTGCTTTCGGGCTGCTGCAGCACGTGCCGTCTCGCCACGGTCTGA